The Salvia miltiorrhiza cultivar Shanhuang (shh) unplaced genomic scaffold, IMPLAD_Smil_shh fragScaff_scaffold_19_2:::fragment_4:::debris, whole genome shotgun sequence nucleotide sequence TGCTCCATTCTTGTCACTACTTCTTGCAGACACAAGCTTTTCTCAAACTTTACGTTGATGGCGATCATGGCGGTGGTGAGCGCATGCATCGACTTATAAGTCGGAATAGGCGAACACTCAGCCTCCATGTCAAGGACACGCCGGAGCAACATCCCGTCCATCTCACGGTCCCATTTGAGGTCATAGAAAAACTGATATTGGCGAGGAACATCTGCGAACTTTTCCATTGACAGTAGTTTTGATGATATGTTTTTCTTTCTTGAGTGTAATTTTGGCTAACAAATGGGTGCTATTTAAAGAGCCAAATTCTCCTCAAGTAGAATGAAAGCCAAATTAGGTAACAGAATTAAATGGATGTTGTTGAATATCACATCCGAAATGATTAAAGAGTGCTTCAGGAAGATAAGTTAAACCCAAAGTGGCGGTGTGGGTTCATTTATTGATCCATGGATCCATGGTTTGATGCAATTGTGTTGTTGTCATAATTTTGGTGATTGACACATAACCTCTTTCATTTATTGTAGTGATTCATGGCTATTTTGCTATAAACATCGAAATAGTATAATATTTTGCTATTAGGATTTAATAATTTGataagtttatattttaatgGACCCTGGAAGTGttaatgtgttttaatttggcgGGAAAATAGAAGGCCATGAATCATATAATGGttccgataatcaaatggatatgtagaatttataattaaatgaatatgttggatttatcttaGAGtatttatacgattatttaatagtatagaatttatctataaatttataggaTTATTTCATAggttttaaatgtaaaaattgattagaaatgtataaataaataagaatgaatgaaaatttaggaaaattagaatggagggATTATAGATGCCAtctaggatatgatttatttttctttagttcatagattattattattattattattattattattattattattattattattattattattattattattattattattattattattattattattattattattattattattattactattagcTAATAATTTATTGCAATCAAATGATAATGTAATTCTCAGAGCTATgggaatttattcatttttgcACTATTCACATGTTATGTAGTAcactatcatcatcatcatcattcaactcgcattagttcataatttatttcaaGCAAGATAGCTAATATTATCATCATCATTAATCTGATGCATAATTTCATTATAAACACACCATTATAAACACACCAAGAAGATAGCTATTTATTTCAAGAACATAGCTAATATTTGCATCGGCCCATTATAAACACACCAAGAAGATAGCTAATATTTTGGTAAACTCCATGCTAGATCACCCCTAATGAGGATCACCCTTGCGATTGCGACACGTGTCCCTTAATTCAAGTGAAAAACCCAGCCGGTCCAGAGCCCTAAACCAGTTCGGAGTGCCCCTAAAGCAGGCTAGAAACGGTTTAAAATTGTATAGGGTATGACACGTGTTGTTGTCCTATTTTTTGAAAAGGAAGCTTATTGAATACTCTTCTTCATCGGACAAATTAAGAATTCACCATTTCCGGCCAGTTTTCGAAGATTTCAAGCATCGGCCGGAAGTTTGACGAGGTATCTCTTGAAGTTGTACAAGATCCTTCATCGGTTTatatttttccaacatttgattTATTTGAATTCTACAATTCTGGACAGAGTGAATAGCTATGTatttattgttgaaaataattttgtatttttttgtcattGACTCTACATTTCTGAATTTTGCTGTGAGCGAACGGgggaagttttttttttgttgcgaGCGAACGGGGAAGAAAAATTCTGGAGGCAATCGTTTGAAGGATTTTTGGAGGTGAAGCACGAATCTGCAAATTTCGTCAGGAAGGCAATCGCATTTCTTACTGCGGCCGAGGTTGGTAATTATTTGTTTTGGTTTCTAAATTTGGGTCTGTAATTTGATTTAGGAGAGATCATTATGAGGTATTGATGTCCTGATTTAGCTGTCATAATGGTAGAATTGAAATGCATTATTGATTTGAATGAAATGTGTGTAGGTAATTTTTTGTTGTGTATCGTTCGTTGGAGATATTTTTCAGTGAACCCTAGCATCTTCATACGTATCTGTGAATAAGAAATAAACggatatatttcttttttccacTATGGTTATCGACTTGAATGTTTCTGATGATggctttgaagaagaagaaaatgagaatAATTTTGATGGTAATGAATGTAGCTTGTCTGAAGATGTTAGTGTTTCAGATTTGGAGAGCGAGTCAGATAAGTCACTAAGAATTGAAATTGAGGATAAATTGCAGGTTGGTGCTGTTTATGATAGTTTGGATGTGATTTATATTTTGTACACCCAATATGGTATTTTATTTGGATTCAGTGTTAGGAAGGGGTCCAATAAAAAATTTGACAATTCAAATATTCTTCGGTTAAAAGTTTATCTTTGTTCTTGTGAAGGGTATCCAGATAATAAGCGTTCGGTTGGACGAATAGCTTCTTACAAGAAGCAAGTTAGTCGAACGAATTGTAAGGCAAGGTTGCGAGTTGTTAGAGAGGAAGATGGTCCATGGAGAGTGTCTGTGTTTTTTAAACAACATAATCACGAATTAGTGTCGCCAGACCAAAGTTATACGTTGAGATCTGCCCGTCATATGTCATTTGCTAAAAAATCTGTATTAGATGCTTTTAGGGCTGCAGGAATTCAGATTAGTAGGGCCTACAGGTTCATGGAAAAAGAAGCAGGTGGACGAGCGAATGTAGGATTCATGAAAAATGATGCATATGCACACGTAAATTTGATGAAAAAGGAAACCAAACTTGAAAATGGAGATGCGAATGCATTGATGAAGTATTTAATTGGCAAGGGCAACACAGAGACTCATTTTTATTGGAATGTACAGCTTGATGATGATGGCCGGTTGATGAACTTTTTCTTTAGGGATACTCGTTCAGCTGTTGATTATGAGATATTTGGGGATGTTCTATCCATTGATACGACTTATCGAACAAATAAGTACAATCTAGTGTGTGCACCTTTCGTTGGTATAAACCACCACAAAAACAATGTGCTTTTTGCCCTTGCCTTCTTGTCTGATGAAACCACCAAATCATTTGAGTGGTTGTTTAATTGCTTCTTAGAGTCTATGAACTGGAAAGAGCCGGGGATTATATTTTCAGATCAATGTCAGGCTCTTATGAACGGGATAGATTTTAGTTTTCAGACTTCTTGTCACCGTTTGTGCCAATGGCACATAAACCAAAATGCTCCATCACATTTTGGTTCTTTAAATGGCAATGCGACATTCAAGAAGACATGGTACTATTGTATGAATGGTTGCGAGACAGAGGGTGAATTTGATTCTACTTGGCAGACAATGATAACCGATTATGAGCTAAGTGAGAACCGTTGGTTTGGGAACATGTACAATTTGAGAAAAAGATGGGCTTCTGTGTATACCAACGACAAGTTTACAGCCGGCCTACATGCTACCTCTAGGAGTGAGGTGACGAACAAGGTGTTGAAAGATTTATGTTCTGCCACCACCTCTCTTCATGACTTTGTGATGAAATACGAAA carries:
- the LOC131002799 gene encoding protein FAR1-RELATED SEQUENCE 5-like gives rise to the protein MVIDLNVSDDGFEEEENENNFDGNECSLSEDVSVSDLESESDKSLRIEIEDKLQVGAVYDSLDVIYILYTQYGYPDNKRSVGRIASYKKQVSRTNCKARLRVVREEDGPWRVSVFFKQHNHELVSPDQSYTLRSARHMSFAKKSVLDAFRAAGIQISRAYRFMEKEAGGRANVGFMKNDAYAHVNLMKKETKLENGDANALMKYLIGKGNTETHFYWNVQLDDDGRLMNFFFRDTRSAVDYEIFGDVLSIDTTYRTNKYNLVCAPFVGINHHKNNVLFALAFLSDETTKSFEWLFNCFLESMNWKEPGIIFSDQCQALMNGIDFSFQTSCHRLCQWHINQNAPSHFGSLNGNATFKKTWYYCMNGCETEGEFDSTWQTMITDYELSENRWFGNMYNLRKRWASVYTNDKFTAGLHATSRSEVTNKVLKDLCSATTSLHDFVMKYERLQHEWHLRETEEDRHLRETEEDTLCRGVPGQFIQNNNLLKHAARVYTRNVYKTFECEVAHSLNVKIIHHPYDFTADELVYGVSSCSATNGIRTVHFTRATRHATCSCRMWEAEGILCRHIVNILLLLNIDNLPEHFILKRWRKDAKNRILPNQRNMAEEGGQDSIANMVFVNHNMKTLYDLMLECKGDKICRDVINKFVGNCVKEIELLKSARPGVSGRHGSEGNSSGQGVKAL